Proteins encoded by one window of Filimonas effusa:
- the porX gene encoding T9SS response regulator signal transducer PorX has translation MALGLILWVDDEIESLQSQKMFLESKGYDVQTLTNGFEAIDYVKDNPVDVVLLDETMPGITGLETLSRIKEVNQQIPIVLITKNETENLMDEAIGNQISDYLIKPVNPNQVLLSLKKIMDNKRLVAEKTTTAYQQQFRNLFMALNSEPDHNGWMDIYKKLVYWELEMEKTDSREMQEVLQSQKQEANNEFFKFVSRNYLNWLNPAATDAPVMSHNLMQFKVLPHVEKGTPVFFILIDNLRFDQWKAIQPLFMENFRILEEESFYSILPTATHYSRNALFAGMLPAQIEKSFPADWRNDEDEGGKNMSEAEFFKAQLKRLRRDDIKFSYTKVVNHADGQQLVNNIHNLLQNDLNIIVYNFVDMLSHARTEMEVLKELAADEISYRSITRSWFEHSLLNQALKKIAGKKITLVLATDHGSVRVKNPVKVVGDKQTTTNLRYKHGRNLAYEARDVLAFKDPKLAGLPVPNVNSSYIFAREDEFLCYPNNYNHYANYYRNTFQHGGVSLEEMIVPVIKMVSK, from the coding sequence ATGGCATTGGGACTTATACTTTGGGTCGACGACGAAATCGAAAGCTTGCAATCTCAGAAAATGTTCCTGGAAAGTAAAGGTTACGATGTCCAAACACTCACCAACGGCTTCGAAGCCATCGACTATGTAAAAGATAACCCGGTCGACGTAGTGCTGCTCGATGAAACCATGCCCGGTATTACCGGCCTCGAAACGCTCTCCCGTATTAAAGAAGTCAATCAGCAGATCCCCATAGTCCTCATTACAAAAAATGAAACGGAAAACCTGATGGACGAAGCCATCGGCAACCAGATCAGCGATTATCTTATCAAACCGGTAAATCCCAACCAGGTCCTGCTAAGCCTTAAAAAGATCATGGATAATAAAAGACTGGTAGCCGAAAAAACCACAACAGCCTACCAGCAGCAATTCCGCAACCTCTTTATGGCCCTCAACAGCGAACCCGACCACAACGGTTGGATGGATATCTATAAGAAATTGGTTTACTGGGAGCTGGAAATGGAAAAGACCGATAGCCGCGAAATGCAGGAAGTCCTCCAGTCCCAAAAACAAGAGGCCAACAACGAATTCTTCAAATTCGTTTCCCGCAACTATCTCAACTGGCTCAACCCTGCCGCAACCGACGCGCCTGTCATGAGCCATAACCTTATGCAGTTTAAAGTGCTGCCCCATGTTGAAAAAGGTACCCCGGTCTTTTTTATCCTCATCGATAACCTCCGGTTCGATCAGTGGAAAGCCATCCAGCCCCTCTTTATGGAAAACTTCCGCATCCTCGAAGAAGAATCGTTTTATAGCATTTTGCCAACCGCCACCCATTATAGCCGCAATGCCCTTTTTGCCGGCATGCTGCCCGCCCAGATCGAAAAATCCTTCCCCGCCGATTGGCGCAACGACGAAGATGAAGGCGGTAAAAATATGTCCGAAGCCGAATTCTTCAAAGCCCAGCTCAAACGTCTCAGGCGCGACGACATCAAATTCAGCTACACAAAGGTCGTCAACCATGCCGATGGCCAGCAGCTGGTAAACAACATCCATAACCTCCTCCAGAACGATCTCAATATCATCGTTTACAATTTCGTCGACATGCTAAGCCATGCCCGCACCGAAATGGAGGTGCTGAAAGAACTCGCCGCCGACGAAATCAGCTACCGCAGCATCACCCGAAGCTGGTTCGAACACAGCCTCCTGAACCAGGCCCTCAAAAAGATCGCCGGCAAAAAAATAACGCTCGTCCTCGCCACCGACCACGGCAGCGTCCGCGTCAAAAACCCGGTAAAAGTCGTCGGCGACAAACAAACCACCACAAACCTTCGCTACAAACACGGCCGCAACCTGGCCTACGAAGCCCGCGACGTCCTGGCCTTCAAAGACCCCAAACTCGCCGGCCTCCCCGTCCCCAATGTCAACTCCTCCTACATCTTCGCCCGCGAAGACGAATTCCTCTGCTATCCCAACAACTATAACCACTATGCCAACTACTACCGCAACACCTTCCAGCACGGCGGCGTAAGCCTCGAAGAAATGATCGTCCCCGTCATTAAAATGGTGAGTAAATAA